The nucleotide sequence GTGGGCGCGCATCGCCTTCCCCGCCGCGGGCGGCCTCGTGGCCGGCGGCCTGCTCGTGCTCGCCAGGCGCGTCGCGGTGCGCAGCGCCACCTCCGACTACATGGAGGCGATCGTGCTCGGCGACGGCCGCATCCCGGTCACGCAGACGCTGGTGCGCAGCGCCTCCTCGCTCGTGAGCATCGGCACCGGCGGCTCGATCGGCCGCGAGGGCTCGATGGTGCAGCTCGCCGCATTGGCCGCCTCGCTGCTGGGCCGGGTGTTCCGCTTCCCGGTCGAGCGGCTGCGGCTGCTGGTGGCCTGCGGCGCGGCGGCCGGCCTCACGGCCGCGTACAACGCGCCGATCGCGGGCGCCTTCTTCGTCGCCGAGATCGTGCTCGGCTCGATCGTGATGGAGAGCGTGGGCCCGATCCTGATCGCGGCGGTGGTCGCCAACATCGTGATGCGCGCCCTGCCCGGCTACCAGCCGCCCTACCAGATGCCGGTGTTCCCCGAGCTGCATGGCGCCGAGATCCCGCTGTTCGCGCTGCTCGGCGTGCTGCTGGGCTTCGCGGCCGCGGGCTTCCTGCGCGCGCTGCAGGGCAGCCGCGCGCTGTTCGCGCGGCTGCCGTTCGCGCTGCCGTGGCGGCTCGCGCTCGGCGGACTCGCGATGGGGCTGGTCTCGGTGCCCTGGCCCGAGGTCTGGGGCAATGGCTACAGCGTGGTCAACGCGGTGCTGCACACGCCCTGGACCTGGACCCTGATCGCGATGGTGCTCGCGGCCAAGCTGGTCGCCACGCTGGCCACGGCCGGCTCGGGCGCGGTGGGCGGCGTGTTCACGCCCGCGCTGTTCTTCGGCTGCATGGTGGGCGCGCTGTTCGGCCATGCCGCGCAGGCGCTGTGGCCGCATGCGGTGTCGGCCCCCTACGCCTATGCGGTGGTCGGCATGGGCGCGTTTCTCGCGGGGGCCACGCAGGCGCCGCTGATGGCGATCCTCATGATCTTCGAGATGACGCTCAACTACCAGGTGATGCTGCCGCTGATGCTGGCCGGCGTGATCGCCTATTTCGTCGCGCGCTCGGCCAATGCGGGCTCGATGTACGAGATCACGCTGCGCCGCCGCGAGCAGCAGGACGAGCAGCTGCGGCTGCGCGCGCTGCACATCCGCGACCTGGTGCAGCCGGCGCAGACGGTGGTCGGCCCCGAGGCCGATCGAGAGGCGATGAGCCGGCTGTTCCTGCAGCATCCGGTGAAGTACCTCTACGTGGTCGATGCGCACCAGCGCTACCTCGGCGTGGTGCCGCTCTCGGCGCTCGGCACGGCCGCGGCCGAGGTGCGCGCGGCGGACCTGCTGTCGCGGGCCATCGCGCCGATCACCGCCGACACCAGCCTCGGCGAGGCGCTGCAGCGCTTCCTCGAGCATCTGGGCGAGCGGCTGCCGGTGATCGAGAGCGCGGCCAACCCGGTGCTGCTGGGCGTGGCGGCCAAGAGCGCGTTGCTCGCCACCTACGTGCGGCTCAGCGAAGTTTGATGGCGCGGCGCGCAGGCCGCAGAATGCCGTGCCAGGCGCGGCGGGTGCCCCGGAGGACCGCCGCTTTCACGGGAAACTACAATCGCGCACCATGCCCGCCTCCAGCCCCATCGACCAGATCGCCGAGCGCGTGGAACGCCTGCTCTTGCGTCACGAAGAGGTGCAGCGCACGAACGCGCTGCTGCAGGAACAGGTCGATGCGCTGACGCGCGAGCGCGATGCGCTCAAGTCGCGGCTCGCGGCGGCACGCACGCGGCTCGATGCGCTGCTCGAGCAGCTGCCGGCCGTACCTCCCTCCGAAGATTCCCCCGCATGAAGCAGATCGAAGTTCAGATCATGGGCCAGAGCTATCTGCTCGGCTGTCCCGATGGCGGCGAAGCGCAATTGCGCGACGCGGTCGAACGCGTGGATGCGGCCATGTGCAAGATCCGCGACGCGGGCAAGGTCAAGGCGCGCGACCGCATCGCGGTGCTGGCCTCGCTGAACCTGGCCTTCGATCTCGCGGCGCAGGAAGCCACGGCGAAGGCCGCGCCGCCCGCGGAGCCGGCCCCGGCCCCGGCACCCGTCGACGACGGCGCGGTCGATCCGAAGGCCGCGCAACTGATCCACAAGCTCGACCAGGCACTGGCCGGCGACGGGCATCTGCTCTGAACGTCGGCGCGCTTTTCTCTCTCACTCGCAGAGATCGGCGCGCACTGCAAGAACTTCGACGCAAACCTGCCCGCTGCGCAGGGACTCCCCGCAAAAAACCGGAAAGTGCCCGGGCGCGAAGGCGTAAAATCGTTTCTGTCTGCGGTGCGCGTTGGGCTTTATATGTCCTTGTTCCAATGCTCTACGGAGCCGGGCTTGGTATATCGCTCGACGGGTGTGATCATCTCGCGTCAGATGAACCCGAAGTCTTGCTGCCCTCGCCCACCTGAACCCCGGTTCAGGATGCGAGTCTGGCGCCCATTCGCAGACACCTATTCCTCTTCGCTGCGCTGAATGCGCATCGAACATCGGCGGTCCCCGGCATGGCGGGATCGCCCCAAGAACCCACGCTGTATCCGCCTCGATACATCCGATCCTGGCTGCTGCGCGACAGTGCGCGCCGGGCCGCAGCTACGTTTCAGATAGCATTGCGGCCCACCCCCCTCCCTTTGTCCCTCGAACCGAGGCCCGTTGCCATCGTTGCACGGCGCCCTTGCCTTACCCGAAAGTCCGTGGCGTGAACGTGACCAGCCTGCTCGACCCCCTCCTGATCGCCGAACTGGTCGCCCTCGGCCTCGGCACCGGTTTTCTCGCGGGCCTGCTCGGCATCGGCGGCGGCATGGTGATGGTGCCCTTCATCACGATCATCATGGGCCACCGCGGCGTGCCGGCCGACCTCGCGGTGAAGATGGCGATCGCGACCTCGATGGCCACCATCATCTTCACCTCGGTGTCGAGCGTGCGCGCGCACCACAAGCGCGGCGCGGTGCGCTGGGACATCGTCAAGCGCCTCGCGCCCGGCATCGTGATCGGCAGCCTCGTGGGCAGCCTCGGCATCTTCGCGCTGCTCAAGGGCACGGCGCTGGCGATCGTGTTCGCGCTGTTCGTGGGCTTCTCGGCCACGCAGATGTTCCTCGACCGCAAGCCCAAGCCCACGCGCCAGATGCCGGGCACCGCGGGCCAGCTCGGCGCCGGTGGCGCCATCGGCCTGGTCTCGGGCCTGGTCGGCGCGGGCGGCGGCTTCATCAGCGTGCCCTTCATGACCTGGTGCAACATCTCGATCCACAACGCGGTCGCCACCAGCGCCGCGCTGGGCTTCCCGATCGCGGTGGCCAACGTGGCCGGCTACGTGATCAGCGGCCAGACGGTGCAGGGCCTGCCGGCCGGCTCCTTCGGCTACATCTGGCTGCCCGCGCTCGCGGTGATCGCCGTGTGCAGCGTGCTGACCGCGCCGCTGGGCGCCCGGGCCGCGCACAACCTGCCGGTGAAGAAGCTCAAGCGCGTGTTCGCGAGCATCCTGTACCTGCTCGCGGCCTACATGCTCTGGAAGGGCCTGCGCGGCTGAGCGCGCGGCCCTCTTCCGCTCTCCCTTCCTCGATGACGCGACGCGCCCGCCCGGCGCGCCGTGCGCTTGCGCGCGCCGCAGTTTTTCTCAACCAGCGCCAGCAAATCTCGATGGTTCGGGCCGGCCGAAAGCCGGACCATTCCGTTCATGCCAACCACACGAGGAACGGACATGAGCAAGAGACTTTCGGTCGCCATCATCGGCGCCGGCATGGGCGGCCTGGCCACGGCCGCGGCGCTGCGCCGCGTCGGCATCGACGTCATGGTCTACGAACAGGCCGAGAAATTCACCCGCCTGGGCGCGGGCATCCAGATCGGCTGCAACGCGATGCAGGTGCTGCGCGGCCTGGGCCTCGAGGCGCGCATGCGCGCCGAGGCCTTCTACCCGCGCTCGTGGAACAACAAGGACGCCTACACAGGCGAGGTGCGCTTCGACATGATCTTCGGCGAGACCGCCGAGCGGAAGTTCGGCGCGCCCTACCTGCTCGCGCACCGCGGCGACCTGCATGCCGCGCTGCACAGCGCGGTGCCCGACGAATTCATCCGCCGCGGCCACAAGCTCGCGGGCTTCTCGCAGGGCGACGGCGGCGTCGAGCTGCGCTTCGCCAACGGCGCCACCGTGCATGCCGACGCGGTGGTGGCGGCCGACGGCGTGCACTCGCTGGTCAAGGACCAGCTGTTCGGCAGGTCCGAGCCCAACTTCACGGGCCGCATCGCCTACCGCACCACCTTCTCCGCGGCGCTGCTCGGCGGCCAGGAGATCGACCAGTGCACCAAGTGGTGGGGCAAGGACCGCCACATCGTCATCTACTACGTCAAGCCCGACCGCAGCGAGGTCTACTTCGTGACCAGCCAGCCCGAGCCCGGCTTCCGGCTCGAGTCGTGGTCGACCAAGGGCGACATCCACGCGCTGCGCGAGGCCTTCGCCGACTTCCATCCGCAGGTGCGCCACGTGCTGCAGTCGTGTCCCGAGGTCCACAAGTGGGCGCTGGTCGACCGCGATCCGCTGCCGCGCTGGAGCGAGGGCAACATCACGCTGCTCGGCGATGCCTGCCATCCGATGACGCCCTACATGGCGCAGGGCGCGGCGATGGCGATCGAGGATGCGGCGGTGCTCTCGCGCTGCCTCCAGGGCACCGACCGCGACGGCGTGGCCGAGGCCTTCCAGCGCTTCGAGGCCACGCGCAAGCCGCGCACCTCGAAGGTCCAGCTGACCTCGCGCACCAACACCTGGCTGCGCGATCCGCAGGACGCCGACTGGGTCTACGCCTACGACGCCTGGAACGCGCCGCTGGCCGAGGCGGCCGTGGCCTGAAGGGAGCGACGACATGGCAGACAAGACCCCCACCTCGGCGAAGTTCCAGCGCGGGCTCGCCACGCGCAAGGCGGTGCTCGGCGCGGAATACGTCGAGAAGTCGATCGCCGAGGCCGACGACTTCAGCTGGCCGATGCAGCAGCTCACCACCGAGTACTGCTGGGACGAGATCTGGAACCGCCCGGGCCTGGACCGGCGCAGCCGCAGCCTGCTGAACCTCGGCATGATCAGCGCGCTCAACCGGCCGCACGAGCTGCGGCTGCATGTGCGCGGCGCGATCAACAACGGCATCACGCCCGCCGAGCTGCAGGAGGTGTTCCTGCAGGTCGCCATCTACTGCGGCGTGCCCGCGGCGCTCGACAGCCTGCGCAACGCGCGCGAGGTGCTCAAGGAGATGAAGCTCGTCTGAAGCTTCGCCCTTTAAAAAACATCGGAGACAACGCAATGGACAACCAGGCAATGCTGAGCCGCCGCGCGCTGCTCGCGCTCGCGGCCGCGTCGATGGGCACGCCGGCGCTCGCGCAGCCGGCCGCGTCACGCGGCAAGGTCACGAAGATCCTCGTGGGCTTTCCGCCGGGCCAGGCCACCGACATCGTGGCGCGGCTGATGGCCGAGAAGATGCAGGCCGTGACGGGCGAGAACTACATCGTCGACAACAAACCGGGCCAGGGCGGCAGCATCGCGATGGGCCAGCTCGCGAAGTCGCCCAACGACGGCTCGGTGATGATGCTCACGCACATGTCGGCCGTGGCCACCAACCCGCACCTCTACCGCAGCGTGCCTTACGACTCGCTCAAGGACTACGAAGCGGTGGGCCTGGTCGGCGACCTGCCCTTCGTGCTGGTGTGCCACCCCTCGCTGCCCTTCACCGACGCGCAGGGGCTGGTGGCCTATGCCAAGGCCAACCCGGGCAAGCTCACCAATGCCTCGTCGGGCAACGGCACGGTGTCGCACCTCGCGATGGAGGAGCTCAAGCGGCGCGCGGGCATCGACATCGTGCACGTGCCCTACAAGGGCAGCGCGCCGGGCCTGACCGACGTGGTCGCGGGCAATGTCTCGCTGGCGCTCGAGACCGCGGCCGGCGTGCAGGCCTTCGTGCAGGGCGGCAAGCTGCGCGCGCTCGGCGCGGCCACCGCGAGCCGGCTCGACGCGCCGCTGGCCGTGCCCACATTGATCGAGCAGGGCTTCGCCGACTTCCGCGCCTCGACCTGGCTGATGCTGCTCTACCCGGTCGGCACCTCGAAGACGCTGGTGGCCTCGACCCACGAGGCGATCGCCAAGGCCATGCGCAAGCCCGAGGTGGAGCGGCGCATGCGCAGCATCGGCGCGCTGCCGCGCTACAGCGCCAGCCCCGAGGAAGCCGCGGCCTACGTCGCCAGCGAATTCAAGAGCTGGGGCGAGCTGGTGCGCCGCAGCGGCGTGCAGATGGACTGAGCGGCGCGCTCAGGACGCCGGGGCCTGCGAGCGCAGCCATTGCTGCATCGAGGCCTCGGTGTCGCTGCCCTCGCGCACCAGCCATTCGCAGAAGCTCTCGGTCACCGGGTCGGCATGGGCCGTGCTCGCGAAGTAGCGCCGCTGCTTGGCGGCCAGCACGCCGAAGGGCGCGCACAGCCGGCCCGCGATGATGTCGTCGAAGGCGAGGAACAGCGGCACCAGCGCGAGGCCCAGCCCGTCGATCGCGGCCTGCAGCGCGAAGTACATCTGCTCGAAGCGGATCGCGCCGCCGGGCTTGAGCCCGGCCACGCCGGCCGCCGCGAGCCAGTCCTCCCAGGCATAGGGCTCGGTGGCGAAGCTCACGAGCGTGTGCGCGGCCAGGTCGCGCGGCGCGCGCAGCCGGCCGCCGTCGAGCAGGTCCACATGGCACACCGGCAGGATCAGCTCGCTCATGAAGGGCCGCGACACGCAATGCGGCGGCGGCTCGAGCGCGCCCGCGATCGCGATGTCGTAGCGGCCCTCGTCGAAGTTGACCGGTGCCAGCAAGGTGGTGAGCCGCAGGTCGACCTCGGGCCGCCTGCGCTGGAAGGCCGGCAGGCGCGAGAGCAGCCAGCGCATGGTGAAGGTCGGCGGCGCGTTGATGCGCAGCGCGGTCGGCACCGCCTGCTCGCGCAGCTGCATCGAGGCCACCGCCACGCGGTCGAGCGTGGCCGTCAACTCCGCGAGATAGAGGCGCCCGGCCTCGGTCAGCGCGAGCTGCGAGGAGGTGCGACGGAACAGCGGCACGCCCAGCCATTCCTCGAGCAGCGCGACCTGGCGGCTGATGGCACCGTTGGTCACGCTCAGCTCTTCCGCGGCGCGCGTGAAGCTCACGTGCCGGCCCGCGGCCTCGAAGGCGCGGATCGCGTTCAGGGGTGGAAGTTTTCTCGACATGGCGGGGCGACTGTAGGCCGCGACGGGTGCAAGCGGGTTGCGTTTTTCTCAACGGGCTTCAGTTTTACTCGGTGGTGGCGCCTGGGGAAAGGGCCGAGACTGGCGCCCTCATGACGACCACCCAGCACCTCTTCCTGCCGAGCGCGGCCTGCCGCGTCGCGGTCCATATCGACGGCCCCGCGGACGGCCCCGTGGTGCTGCTCGCGCACGCGATCCTGTCTTCGTCGGTGCTGTGGCACCGCCAGGCCGGGTGGCTGGCCGCCGAGGGCTGGCGCGTGCTGCGGCCCGACACGCGCGGCCATGGCCAGTCGGAGGCGCCCTCACCGCCATCACTGCCCTGGCGCATGGGCGACCTGGCGCGCGACGTGGTCGAGATCCTCGATGCGCTCGACATCCGCGCGGCGCACTACGTCGGGCTCTCGCTCGGCGGCATGTGCGGCTTCGCGCTGGCCGAACGGCATCCCGAGCGCCTGGCCAGCCTGTGCCTGTGCGACTGCCGCGCCGACGCGCCCGCGGCCTTCGCGCAGCCCTGGGACGAACGCATCGCGCTCGTCGAGGCCCAGGGCTGCGAAGCGCTCGCGGGCCCGACCATCGAGCGCTGGCTGGGCCGCGATTTCATCGCCGCCCATCCGGCCGAGGCGCAGGCGCTGCATGCGGCCGCGGCCGGCACCTCGCGCGCGGGCATGGTCGGCTGCGCGCGCGCGATCCAGCAACTCGACCACCGCGCGGCCGCGCGCGCCATCCGCGTGCCCACGACCCTGGTCGTCGGCGCCAACGATGCCGCGCTGCCCGATGCGATGCGCGAGCTGCAGGCCGAGATTCCCGGCGCACGCCTCGAGGTCATTCCCGACGCGGGCCACCTGCCGAACATCGACCAGCCCGAGCACTTCGATGCCGCGATGCGGGCCCACCTCGAGCGCGCACGCCGGACGGCCTGAAACAGCGTCCGCCTCTTCTCGAGGCCTACTGCACGCGCTGCTGCCGCCACTCGCGCGGCGAGCAGCCGAAGCGCTCCTTGAACGCGCGGCTGAAATGCGCCGCGTCGTTGAAGCCGCGGCCATAGGCGATCTCGGCCACGGGCCGGCCGGCCAGGCGCGGCTCGAGCAGGTCGCGGCTGCAGGCCTCGAGCCGGCGCTCCCAGATGTACTGCGCGGGCGTCAGCGGTTCGCTCTTGAAGACGCGGTGGATCTGGCTGGCCGACACGCCGAGCTCGGCCGCGAGACTGCCCACCGACAGCGCGGGATCACCGAGCTGTTCCTCGATGCGCCGCTTCACGCGCGCGAGGTGGTAGGCCGTGAGGCTGCTGAGCGAGGGCGCGCTGGCGGCCGGCAGGGTCTGCAGCCCCGCCACCAGGATGTTCTGCACGCCATTGGCCACCGCCAGCGCCGAGGCCGGCTGCAGCGTCTCGATGTCCTCGCGCAGGGTGCGGATCATGCCCAGCAGCAGGTGGCCCGCGCCCTGGCGGCCCGACACGGTGGTGGCCGTCAGCGCCTGCGTCTCGCGCAGCTCGCTGCGCAGCCGGTCGCCGGGCAGCTTGAGCACGATCTGCTCGAAGCGGTCTT is from Variovorax paradoxus and encodes:
- a CDS encoding ClcB-like voltage-gated chloride channel protein codes for the protein MTLRSSLLLRLRSALQRLFGVSGWQSMLLWSIVAGLLGTLATEGFRAALRGFEHLVLGPGDSLVAMARALPWWARIAFPAAGGLVAGGLLVLARRVAVRSATSDYMEAIVLGDGRIPVTQTLVRSASSLVSIGTGGSIGREGSMVQLAALAASLLGRVFRFPVERLRLLVACGAAAGLTAAYNAPIAGAFFVAEIVLGSIVMESVGPILIAAVVANIVMRALPGYQPPYQMPVFPELHGAEIPLFALLGVLLGFAAAGFLRALQGSRALFARLPFALPWRLALGGLAMGLVSVPWPEVWGNGYSVVNAVLHTPWTWTLIAMVLAAKLVATLATAGSGAVGGVFTPALFFGCMVGALFGHAAQALWPHAVSAPYAYAVVGMGAFLAGATQAPLMAILMIFEMTLNYQVMLPLMLAGVIAYFVARSANAGSMYEITLRRREQQDEQLRLRALHIRDLVQPAQTVVGPEADREAMSRLFLQHPVKYLYVVDAHQRYLGVVPLSALGTAAAEVRAADLLSRAIAPITADTSLGEALQRFLEHLGERLPVIESAANPVLLGVAAKSALLATYVRLSEV
- a CDS encoding DUF904 domain-containing protein produces the protein MPASSPIDQIAERVERLLLRHEEVQRTNALLQEQVDALTRERDALKSRLAAARTRLDALLEQLPAVPPSEDSPA
- a CDS encoding cell division protein ZapA, with protein sequence MKQIEVQIMGQSYLLGCPDGGEAQLRDAVERVDAAMCKIRDAGKVKARDRIAVLASLNLAFDLAAQEATAKAAPPAEPAPAPAPVDDGAVDPKAAQLIHKLDQALAGDGHLL
- a CDS encoding sulfite exporter TauE/SafE family protein; translated protein: MTSLLDPLLIAELVALGLGTGFLAGLLGIGGGMVMVPFITIIMGHRGVPADLAVKMAIATSMATIIFTSVSSVRAHHKRGAVRWDIVKRLAPGIVIGSLVGSLGIFALLKGTALAIVFALFVGFSATQMFLDRKPKPTRQMPGTAGQLGAGGAIGLVSGLVGAGGGFISVPFMTWCNISIHNAVATSAALGFPIAVANVAGYVISGQTVQGLPAGSFGYIWLPALAVIAVCSVLTAPLGARAAHNLPVKKLKRVFASILYLLAAYMLWKGLRG
- a CDS encoding FAD-dependent monooxygenase, with the translated sequence MSKRLSVAIIGAGMGGLATAAALRRVGIDVMVYEQAEKFTRLGAGIQIGCNAMQVLRGLGLEARMRAEAFYPRSWNNKDAYTGEVRFDMIFGETAERKFGAPYLLAHRGDLHAALHSAVPDEFIRRGHKLAGFSQGDGGVELRFANGATVHADAVVAADGVHSLVKDQLFGRSEPNFTGRIAYRTTFSAALLGGQEIDQCTKWWGKDRHIVIYYVKPDRSEVYFVTSQPEPGFRLESWSTKGDIHALREAFADFHPQVRHVLQSCPEVHKWALVDRDPLPRWSEGNITLLGDACHPMTPYMAQGAAMAIEDAAVLSRCLQGTDRDGVAEAFQRFEATRKPRTSKVQLTSRTNTWLRDPQDADWVYAYDAWNAPLAEAAVA
- a CDS encoding carboxymuconolactone decarboxylase family protein; the protein is MADKTPTSAKFQRGLATRKAVLGAEYVEKSIAEADDFSWPMQQLTTEYCWDEIWNRPGLDRRSRSLLNLGMISALNRPHELRLHVRGAINNGITPAELQEVFLQVAIYCGVPAALDSLRNAREVLKEMKLV
- a CDS encoding tripartite tricarboxylate transporter substrate binding protein; the protein is MDNQAMLSRRALLALAAASMGTPALAQPAASRGKVTKILVGFPPGQATDIVARLMAEKMQAVTGENYIVDNKPGQGGSIAMGQLAKSPNDGSVMMLTHMSAVATNPHLYRSVPYDSLKDYEAVGLVGDLPFVLVCHPSLPFTDAQGLVAYAKANPGKLTNASSGNGTVSHLAMEELKRRAGIDIVHVPYKGSAPGLTDVVAGNVSLALETAAGVQAFVQGGKLRALGAATASRLDAPLAVPTLIEQGFADFRASTWLMLLYPVGTSKTLVASTHEAIAKAMRKPEVERRMRSIGALPRYSASPEEAAAYVASEFKSWGELVRRSGVQMD
- a CDS encoding LysR family transcriptional regulator — encoded protein: MSRKLPPLNAIRAFEAAGRHVSFTRAAEELSVTNGAISRQVALLEEWLGVPLFRRTSSQLALTEAGRLYLAELTATLDRVAVASMQLREQAVPTALRINAPPTFTMRWLLSRLPAFQRRRPEVDLRLTTLLAPVNFDEGRYDIAIAGALEPPPHCVSRPFMSELILPVCHVDLLDGGRLRAPRDLAAHTLVSFATEPYAWEDWLAAAGVAGLKPGGAIRFEQMYFALQAAIDGLGLALVPLFLAFDDIIAGRLCAPFGVLAAKQRRYFASTAHADPVTESFCEWLVREGSDTEASMQQWLRSQAPAS
- a CDS encoding alpha/beta fold hydrolase yields the protein MTTTQHLFLPSAACRVAVHIDGPADGPVVLLAHAILSSSVLWHRQAGWLAAEGWRVLRPDTRGHGQSEAPSPPSLPWRMGDLARDVVEILDALDIRAAHYVGLSLGGMCGFALAERHPERLASLCLCDCRADAPAAFAQPWDERIALVEAQGCEALAGPTIERWLGRDFIAAHPAEAQALHAAAAGTSRAGMVGCARAIQQLDHRAAARAIRVPTTLVVGANDAALPDAMRELQAEIPGARLEVIPDAGHLPNIDQPEHFDAAMRAHLERARRTA
- a CDS encoding helix-turn-helix domain-containing protein, producing the protein MNTLLSTDAVARSQRLAYWTDMICNVYVQLGCDPVRPDESEDFEGSIRQHTLPGLDVSVVRSGPQKVLRTSGHIARSGDDYFLVSIQAQGRGVVRQDGRDAVLEAGDFALYDSTRPYQLLFEDRFEQIVLKLPGDRLRSELRETQALTATTVSGRQGAGHLLLGMIRTLREDIETLQPASALAVANGVQNILVAGLQTLPAASAPSLSSLTAYHLARVKRRIEEQLGDPALSVGSLAAELGVSASQIHRVFKSEPLTPAQYIWERRLEACSRDLLEPRLAGRPVAEIAYGRGFNDAAHFSRAFKERFGCSPREWRQQRVQ